The Poecile atricapillus isolate bPoeAtr1 chromosome 35, bPoeAtr1.hap1, whole genome shotgun sequence genomic interval ttatttgtaaaacatcttaaattttctgtgacatattttaaatatcccCCATGTTCCCCAGAGGGGGGGTCAAAGCCCAACACTAACTGGGAGCCTatgggggaaagggaggaataGAGAAAGGGTTCCTTATCCTTTCACAGCTTTAACAACTAAATATCAATAATAAAAGttatattataataaaataagtTCTTCGTGAGGCAGTGGAGATCAAAAAGCCCTTAGAAAAGCCCCGCAGGTTTGGGCTCGGGCTCTGGACTCAGTAGTAAAAATGGGgttatttggggaggggaggcAGCGGGGGGGGCGGTTCCGAGGGCAGGGGGGGCGGTCGGGGCTTGTCCGTGttgctggcagctctggagctgctggaagcccGGGGGTTCAGGAGCTCGTACGAGTGGTGGAATTCGAAGGCGGGGGGCTGGGTGGGCTGCATGCCCTGCGCGCTCAGCAGCGAGTGCAGCATGTTCACCGTGTCCTGATAGTCACTGGCCTGGCTGACGTTGTGCCCGTTGGCCCCCGAAGGCCCCTTGTCCGATTTGTGGCCACTCCGGGCTTTGCTGGGCTGGGATAAATCCgagctgtgcccaggcaggtgggcagccccaggaaggTGGGTGTATGGGAAGGGCACTCCAGGGCCTTTGGAGACTTTGCCCACCTTGGGCGGGTGCTCGTGGGGCATGGCCGGGGGCTCCTCGGGCAGGGGTCTTTTGCGGGTAGGGGCGAGAGGCCCGTAGCCCTTGTGgggggtggcagcagcaccgGGTTGGGCGCTGTGTTTGGAGTCCCCTGGGCGCTTGGCCGCGGTGCTGGGGCCGGCGCCGAGCTGGGCATGCAAGTGTTTGTGCGAGTGGTGGTtgtggtgatggtggtggtggttggACGAGTGGCCCTTGTGCTTCTCTTTGTACTCCCGGCTCTTCCCGCCGCTCTCATCCGCGGAGCTGTGTCTGTCTCCGGGACCCGGCACCTTAATCCGCATCTTGATCTCCTCCTGCTTGGAGGGGATCGGCCTCTCCCCGCCTCCCCCCACCGCCGGGATCCTCATCTTGAGAGCTTTGTCACCCTTGTCGGCGCCGGGTGGGCGCTCGGGGTTCTCCTGCCCCGCGATGGGGATTTTCAGGACGATTGGGGAAGGGttgctgtcctgctgcccttccctctcccgctgctgctgcaccaGGAGGTTCTGTGCGGCGTAGGCGTACTGGGAGCGCACGTTTGCTTCCATGTTTTCCAGCTGCCGCTTCTGTGCCGCCAGCTCCTCGGCGTGCTTGGCCCTGTATTCCTTGAGGGACACCTTGGCCGAGGGTGCGTTCTTGGTGTTCTGCTTGGGGTAGGCAGCGCCATCCTGCTGCGGGTGCTCAGCAGCCGACGTGCTCTCGCTAGTCCTGTGGATATCCAGCTTGGCCGGGGGATGCCAATGATCCGCCTGGGATGGATCCGCAGCGCTCGGCTCCCCGGGGGAATCGGCTGCGGCCGGGagcgccggccccgctccggcgGTGGAGGATGTAGACATGCTCATGAGCCCAGCGATGTTCATGTCCGAGCTGTTGTTCCTGGAGATCATGTTGAGGATTGTCTGCTCTGACAGGCTCTCGTCGTCGCCGTGGTCGTCGGTCTTGGATTTCCTGGCTGCTTGAGAGGCCTGGAATTAAACAAATTGGCGTGTCTTTACTTGGGGTGTCGCTGGAGCTGGTTTAATCCAAGCAGCTCACCAGGACAGTGCAAGATCTTCTTTAAAGACAGATCCACTTTGCTTCCATCCCTCCCTCTGGGAAAATTCCCAACCCCTGGAAGCAGGGCTGCTAATGCAGCTGGAAAACCAAAG includes:
- the CCNT1 gene encoding cyclin-T1 isoform X1, yielding MEASAGGGGAGPGRRWYFSREQLERSPSRRAGLDPDKELSYRQQAANLLQDMGQRLNVSQLTINTAIVYMHRFYMVQSFTQFHRNSVVPAALFLAAKVEEQPRKLEHVIKVAHACLHPQEPLLDTKSEAYLQQAQDLVILESIILQTLGFEITIDHPHTHVVKCTQLVRASKDLAQTSYFMATNSLHLTTFSLQYTPPVVACVCIHLACKWSNWEIPVSTDGKHWWEYVDGTVTLELLDELTHEFLQILEKTPSRLKRIRNWRASQAARKSKTDDHGDDESLSEQTILNMISRNNSSDMNIAGLMSMSTSSTAGAGPALPAAADSPGEPSAADPSQADHWHPPAKLDIHRTSESTSAAEHPQQDGAAYPKQNTKNAPSAKVSLKEYRAKHAEELAAQKRQLENMEANVRSQYAYAAQNLLVQQQREREGQQDSNPSPIVLKIPIAGQENPERPPGADKGDKALKMRIPAVGGGGERPIPSKQEEIKMRIKVPGPGDRHSSADESGGKSREYKEKHKGHSSNHHHHHHNHHSHKHLHAQLGAGPSTAAKRPGDSKHSAQPGAAATPHKGYGPLAPTRKRPLPEEPPAMPHEHPPKVGKVSKGPGVPFPYTHLPGAAHLPGHSSDLSQPSKARSGHKSDKGPSGANGHNVSQASDYQDTVNMLHSLLSAQGMQPTQPPAFEFHHSYELLNPRASSSSRAASNTDKPRPPPLPSEPPPPLPPLPK
- the CCNT1 gene encoding cyclin-T1 isoform X3; this encodes MATNSLHLTTFSLQYTPPVVACVCIHLACKWSNWEIPVSTDGKHWWEYVDGTVTLELLDELTHEFLQILEKTPSRLKRIRNWRASQAARKSKTDDHGDDESLSEQTILNMISRNNSSDMNIAGLMSMSTSSTAGAGPALPAAADSPGEPSAADPSQADHWHPPAKLDIHRTSESTSAAEHPQQDGAAYPKQNTKNAPSAKVSLKEYRAKHAEELAAQKRQLENMEANVRSQYAYAAQNLLVQQQREREGQQDSNPSPIVLKIPIAGQENPERPPGADKGDKALKMRIPAVGGGGERPIPSKQEEIKMRIKVPGPGDRHSSADESGGKSREYKEKHKGHSSNHHHHHHNHHSHKHLHAQLGAGPSTAAKRPGDSKHSAQPGAAATPHKGYGPLAPTRKRPLPEEPPAMPHEHPPKVGKVSKGPGVPFPYTHLPGAAHLPGHSSDLSQPSKARSGHKSDKGPSGANGHNVSQASDYQDTVNMLHSLLSAQGMQPTQPPAFEFHHSYELLNPRASSSSRAASNTDKPRPPPLPSEPPPPLPPLPK
- the CCNT1 gene encoding cyclin-T1 isoform X2, whose translation is MSWKISLHLTTFSLQYTPPVVACVCIHLACKWSNWEIPVSTDGKHWWEYVDGTVTLELLDELTHEFLQILEKTPSRLKRIRNWRASQAARKSKTDDHGDDESLSEQTILNMISRNNSSDMNIAGLMSMSTSSTAGAGPALPAAADSPGEPSAADPSQADHWHPPAKLDIHRTSESTSAAEHPQQDGAAYPKQNTKNAPSAKVSLKEYRAKHAEELAAQKRQLENMEANVRSQYAYAAQNLLVQQQREREGQQDSNPSPIVLKIPIAGQENPERPPGADKGDKALKMRIPAVGGGGERPIPSKQEEIKMRIKVPGPGDRHSSADESGGKSREYKEKHKGHSSNHHHHHHNHHSHKHLHAQLGAGPSTAAKRPGDSKHSAQPGAAATPHKGYGPLAPTRKRPLPEEPPAMPHEHPPKVGKVSKGPGVPFPYTHLPGAAHLPGHSSDLSQPSKARSGHKSDKGPSGANGHNVSQASDYQDTVNMLHSLLSAQGMQPTQPPAFEFHHSYELLNPRASSSSRAASNTDKPRPPPLPSEPPPPLPPLPK